A window of Sphingomonas adhaesiva contains these coding sequences:
- a CDS encoding ABC transporter permease subunit, with translation MASLAPDVRPPAARAADPRAVSARAAAARADASLLARSRWTPFVLPVLLLAAWQLASITGALPSTILPAPTAVIDVGWELLRDGTLLANLGVSATRAITGLLAGGSIALALGFATALSPGFRRLVDPTLQAVRTIPHLALIPLVILWFGIDEGAKVLLVGWGVFFPLYLNTYHGVTSVDHALIEMGRVYGMRRWTLFRRVILPGALPSILVGLRFALGVMWLTLIVAETIAANSGIGYMANQAREFSQTDVIVLAILVYAALGKLADTLTRLAERRFLRWNPTYGVR, from the coding sequence ATGGCCAGTCTCGCCCCCGACGTCCGTCCCCCTGCCGCCCGCGCCGCCGACCCCCGCGCCGTATCCGCCCGCGCCGCCGCCGCGCGCGCGGACGCGTCGCTGCTCGCGCGGTCGCGCTGGACGCCGTTCGTCCTGCCCGTGCTGCTGCTCGCCGCGTGGCAGCTGGCCTCGATCACCGGCGCGCTTCCGTCGACGATCCTGCCCGCCCCCACCGCGGTCATCGACGTCGGGTGGGAACTGCTGCGCGACGGTACCCTGCTCGCCAACCTGGGCGTCAGCGCGACGCGCGCGATCACCGGCCTGCTCGCGGGCGGATCGATCGCGCTCGCGCTCGGCTTCGCCACGGCGCTGTCGCCGGGGTTCAGGCGGCTGGTCGACCCCACGTTGCAGGCGGTGCGCACCATCCCGCACCTGGCGCTGATCCCGCTCGTCATCCTGTGGTTCGGCATCGACGAGGGCGCGAAGGTGCTGCTGGTCGGCTGGGGCGTATTCTTCCCGCTGTATCTGAATACCTATCACGGCGTGACATCGGTCGATCACGCGCTGATCGAGATGGGGCGCGTCTACGGCATGAGGCGATGGACGCTGTTCCGCCGCGTGATCCTGCCCGGCGCGCTGCCCTCGATCCTCGTCGGGCTCCGCTTCGCGCTCGGCGTCATGTGGCTGACGCTGATCGTGGCGGAGACGATCGCGGCCAATTCGGGCATCGGCTACATGGCCAATCAGGCGCGCGAGTTCAGCCAGACCGACGTCATCGTCCTCGCCATCCTCGTCTATGCCGCGCTCGGCAAGCTCGCCGACACGCTCACCCGCCTCGCCGAGCGGCGCTTCCTGCGCTGGAACCCCACCTATGGAGTCCGCTGA
- a CDS encoding ABC transporter ATP-binding protein has translation MATVHTLARATAQGGASVSISGLSLSYGANRVLDALDLTIDSGQFVSIVGRSGCGKSTLLRAITALETPDTGGIETDRARTRVVFQEPRLLPWSDVRANVEVGADGDAADRRAQADEALELVGLSDKAGEWPARLSGGQRQRVALARALVSRPRLLLLDEPLGALDALTRIEMQRLLERVWLRQGFTALLVTHDVAEAVALGDRVVMMEHGRITRDIAVTAERPRRHADAALARVEAEILGQLLAG, from the coding sequence ATGGCCACCGTCCACACGCTCGCCCGCGCCACCGCCCAAGGCGGGGCGTCGGTATCGATCAGCGGACTGTCGCTGTCCTACGGCGCCAACCGCGTCCTCGATGCGCTCGACCTGACCATCGACAGCGGCCAGTTCGTCTCGATCGTCGGCCGCTCGGGCTGCGGCAAGAGCACGCTGCTGCGCGCGATCACCGCGCTGGAGACGCCCGACACCGGCGGGATCGAGACCGATCGCGCGCGCACCCGCGTCGTCTTCCAGGAACCGCGCCTGCTGCCGTGGAGCGACGTGCGCGCCAACGTCGAGGTGGGCGCGGACGGCGACGCCGCCGACCGCCGTGCCCAGGCCGATGAGGCACTGGAGCTGGTCGGACTGTCGGACAAGGCCGGCGAGTGGCCCGCGCGGCTGTCCGGCGGCCAGCGCCAGCGCGTCGCGCTCGCCCGCGCGCTCGTCAGCCGCCCGCGCCTGCTCCTCCTCGACGAACCGCTCGGCGCGCTGGATGCCTTGACCCGGATCGAGATGCAGCGGCTGCTGGAGCGGGTCTGGCTGCGGCAGGGGTTCACCGCGCTGCTCGTGACGCACGACGTCGCCGAGGCGGTGGCGCTGGGCGACCGCGTCGTGATGATGGAACACGGCCGCATCACCCGCGACATCGCCGTGACCGCCGAACGCCCGCGCCGCCATGCGGACGCGGCGCTGGCGCGGGTCGAGGCGGAGATATTGGGGCAGTTGCTCGCGGGCTAA
- a CDS encoding TauD/TfdA dioxygenase family protein — translation MTSQPVNFADPASPLDILPVTGRIGGEVRNVTLSDDLDDVTLDAIRTALARHKVLFFRDQHQLDDAGQEAFAARLGDPVSHPTVPVRQGTQHIFDLDSTDGRAASSWHTDVTFVAAYPAASFLRGVTIPEAGGDTQWANTAAAYDDLPEPLKRLADNLWAIHSNAYDYAAVKPESSADRIRYHREVFARTVYETEHPVVRIHPVTGERTLVLGHFVQRFVGLSQPDSLALFQILQNHILQPENVVRWRWRQGDVVIWDNRATQHRATADFGTQRRTVRRVTIAGDVPVSIDGRHSRSIRPEPEALLEAAE, via the coding sequence ATGACCAGCCAACCCGTGAATTTCGCCGACCCGGCCAGCCCGCTCGACATTCTGCCCGTGACGGGCCGTATCGGGGGTGAGGTACGCAATGTAACGCTGTCCGACGATCTCGACGACGTAACGCTCGATGCGATCCGCACCGCGCTCGCGCGCCACAAGGTGCTGTTCTTCCGCGACCAGCATCAGCTCGACGATGCCGGGCAGGAGGCGTTCGCCGCGCGTTTGGGCGATCCTGTCTCACATCCGACCGTGCCGGTGCGTCAGGGAACGCAGCATATCTTCGATCTCGATTCGACCGATGGCCGTGCCGCCAGTTCGTGGCATACCGACGTGACGTTCGTGGCAGCCTATCCCGCCGCTTCTTTCCTGCGCGGCGTGACCATTCCCGAGGCCGGCGGCGACACCCAATGGGCGAACACGGCCGCCGCCTATGACGACCTGCCCGAGCCGCTGAAGCGGCTGGCGGACAATCTGTGGGCGATCCATTCCAACGCCTACGACTATGCCGCGGTGAAGCCGGAGTCCTCGGCGGATCGGATCCGCTACCATCGCGAGGTCTTCGCGCGCACCGTGTACGAAACCGAGCATCCCGTGGTCCGCATCCATCCCGTCACCGGCGAGCGCACGTTGGTGCTCGGGCATTTCGTGCAGCGTTTCGTCGGACTCAGCCAGCCCGACAGCCTGGCGCTGTTCCAGATTCTGCAGAACCATATCCTGCAACCGGAAAATGTCGTGCGCTGGCGGTGGCGGCAGGGCGACGTCGTGATCTGGGACAATCGCGCGACCCAGCATCGCGCCACCGCCGATTTCGGGACGCAGCGCCGCACGGTGCGGCGGGTGACGATTGCAGGGGACGTGCCGGTGTCGATCGACGGGCGCCATAGCCGGTCGATCCGGCCGGAGCCGGAGGCGCTGCTCGAGGCGGCGGAGTGA